acctcagaccacttctcagttcctatgcttcctggctgatgttttggtcacttttgaatgctggcggtgctttcactctagtggtagcatgagactgagtctacaacccacacaagtggctcgggtagtgcagctcatccaggatggcacatcaatgcgagctgtggcaagaaggtttgctgtgtctcgGCATAGTGTCCAGAgaatggaggcgctaccaggaaacaggccagtacatcaggagacgtggaggaggccgtaggagggcaacaacccagcagcaggaccgctacctccgcctttgtgcaaggaggagcaggagcactgccagagcctgcaaaatgacctccagcaggccacaactGTGCATGTGTCTTCTCAAATGTTTAGAaaaagactccatgagggtggtatgagggcctgacgtccacaggtgggggttgtgcttacagcccaacaccatgcaggatgtttggcattcgccagagaacaccaagattggcaaattcgccactggcgccctgtgctcttcacagatgaaagcagtttCATACTGAacacatgtgacagacatgacagtctggagacgccgtggagaacgttctgctgcctgcaacatcctccagcatgactggtttggcggtgggtcaatcatggtgtggggaggccgcacagccctccatgtgctcgccagaggtagcctgactgccattaggtaccgagatgagatcctcagaccccttgtgagaccatatgctggtgcagttggccctgggttcctcctaatgctagacctcatgtggctggagtgtgtcagcagttcctgctagaggaaggcattgatgctatggactggcccgcccgttccccagacctgaatccaattgagcacatctgggacatcatgtctcgctccatcctccaacgccatgttgcaccacagactgtccagtagttggcagatgctttagtccaggtctgggaggagatccctcaggagaccttccgccacctcatcaggagcatgcccaggcattgtagggagttCATACAGGCacggaggccacacacactactgagcctcattttgacttgttttaaggacattacatcaaagttggatcagcctgtattgtggttttccactttaattttgagtgtgactccaaatccagacctccatgggttgataaatttgatttccattgataaatttgatttccattgataatgatTGTGATTTTGttctcagcacattcaactatgtaaagaaaaaaagtatttaataagaatattatattcattcagatctaggatgtgttattttagtgttccctttatttttgtgagctgtgtgtgtggtgtgtgtgtgtatatatatatgacacaaaaagcacatcacgacaagagaccacaacatagcaaggcagcaacacatggtagcaacaacatgatagtagcacaaaacagggtacaaacattattgggcacagacaacagcacaaagggaaagAATGTAGAGGAGACAATACTCACGCAAAGCAGCTACAACTGTCAGTAAGGATGTCCATGATTGCTATAAaattgtccagtttgagtgtttgttgcgaCCCAgggtgtgctttggggacctttaacagaatgtgactggcagaacgggtgttgtatgtggaggatgagggctgcagtcgATATCTCAGATAAggtggagtgaggcctaagagggttttataaataagcataaaccagtgagtcttgcgacgggtatacagaggagtatagagtgcattGATGTGTccaataaggagcattggtggcaaatctggtggccgaatggtaaagaacatctaaccgctcgagagcacccttacccaCCGATCTTtaaatgatgtctccgtaatctagcatgggtaagatggtcatctgaatcaaggatagtttggcagctggggtgaaagaagggcgattacgatagaggaaaccaagtctagatttaactttagcctgcagctttgatatgtgctgagagaaggacagtataCCGTCTAGCCATAGTCCCAAgaacttgtatgaggtgactacatcaagctctaaactctcagaggtagtaataacacctttgaggaagcacagtggctaggaaaaatttGCTAGCCATTTAGTAAATTCAATTTACTTCAGTTCGCCAACGTGGATGGTAAGTTATTTGCATTTTTGAAAACTACAGGAAATGGGACTTGAACCTGTCCTGTAAAATTGCTGTTTTATAGACTGGTTTTTAGCAAACATTAGAATAAGTACTGAGTAGGCTAATGTTAGTTTTTGGGGTAACATGTATCTTTGGTGACTGTTATGTAACTTCTATTGACGCTTCTTGTCTGCCCCAGGTTTGTCAACATGTCGTCTCATCTGCAGTGGATGGTCATTAGGAACTGCTCCAGCTTCCTCATCAAGAGGAATGGACAGACCTACAGTACCGTGAGTACAACTGACAGATTGTCCTATTAAGAGTAAACCATCATACCTGGTGGATCATGAAGTAGGTCATGCATGCAGTCACATGCTCTTTGAGTGTTGATATCTTGGGAATGTGTCTATGGTCTGAATGTACATGATTGACCATGCAGGGTCTTGTTGCATGATTTGTCCTTGCTGATTTAAGATTTGTTAGTCAAATGTATTTCTCATTTGTTTACCAGGAGCCCAACAACCTGAAGTCCAAGAACTCTTTCCGTTTCAACGGCCTAGTGCACAGAAAGACTGTTGGTGTTCAGCCTGCAGCTGATGGCAAGGGTGTGGTTATCGTGCTGAAGAAGCGCGCAGGTAAACATAGTTGTCCAAAATACCAAtggtatatatttttaatccTTTATATGAAGTGGTTTCAGGTGCGTAGGAGTCAAATTTAGGATACTGGAAGAAATGCGAGACCTGTTGAAGTTTTGGATTTATCCCTTTTGAGGCTTGAATACAAAACTTAAGATGTTTATTTAAACCTCATAGTGGCCAAAAGTTTATAGTGCAGTAAAGTGTGTAAATAAAATATGAAAACCAAACGTTTTGGCATCAAGCAATCATTAGTGAGAAATGGCTGGCACACACTCCTGGCTTCTATTTCAAGGATGTGTCACATGATCAAGCAAGAAAATTCACAAGATGTATGTCAGTACGTAGTACAATGGAATACATGATCTACATTATTCAGTGTTTTCCACAAGTACATGGAATAGCCTGTCAAATGGAAAAAGTAGCCGGGGGGTGCTTAGAATTGTTTTGCCGGAGGAGCTCTATTTTGGTGGCCTCTGGTACAGTTTGATGCCTTGATTCCATCCAAAATTATTGAATACTTTATTGAATTTACCACCCAGATTTGAAAATGTGTTGTGGTATTGTGTAGAAAGACGAGACTTACAATTTTAATTGCTGAAAATTAGAGATGTGCATGTACATCTATACATGTATAGATGCATGGGTTCTGATATGATACAGGAATGATACGTTTTGTTTGGAACGATTCGGTTTGACTAGGAGCATGAATTGATGAGATGCAATTCAATGTACTAAATGTTTTTACAGTAACACATTCATTTTCCATTTAAAAAGAGTTTCTGCTGATGGGAGCTCAGGAGATGGGCCTCTAAGTTGGATCTTTCAGATTATTTATCTAAGCTGAGTGGCCCTGTGTCAGTTAATGGTTTGGGTCTAGGCATGTGAGCTGAGCCATAGGGCAGACTGAGAATCTACCACCCCACTGTCAGATTGGAATTAGTTATAAATTATTTTTTTGCGCAATATTCTAAATGCCTGTATCGCAGAATCAAggtgttttgtatttttgtttttgaGCATTTATGTCCACTTTTTCCTCATGTTGACATTTTGGTCTGGTCATGTTCACACCTTCCCATTTAcatcagagatctgtatataatgactaGATGCTCATGTCTCTACCCTAACAATGGGATTTGTTAGGACAAGCTTGGGTTCAAAATAAGTgcatagaaacacattgggatTATTTTGGACCGATTTTGGCGAGAGTGAAACTTCTCGCATctcccaagcccctccccctaccactcacaacaacaaagatgagatcacatcttcctctctgacaaaCGGTTTCAACTTgctatttgcatttgaggtttggtccaaaAGAATCGGTCATATGGACACCGTAACACatggagacattattttactgtaatagataAGTAAACTTTTCATACCCTGTTTTGTTTCAACTCAAATTCCAAGCAGGACAAACACTACGAACACAGATATACCAATGAACATTCATTCTGGAAaatgattgctcagtttgtcgcACGTGCATTACGGTACAACGTATCGCTAGCAGTATTTTATTCAAGAATGTTATACTAGCTGTTTAGTATGTTTTATAAAAGTGAAGTACAGTATGTGTAATCATCTTTGAAATGGAAGCCAGGTGTGTGTGCTGACCTTTTTACACTCATGATGGTGTGATGCCGAAACGTTTGTTTCGATTTTCACCCCTCCATAATAACAACCAGGAAATGCAAGAACAGTTCACATACTTGTAAGGTTGGTGGTGCATTGATACATGTCATGATAATCCACCTCAGGTGTAAATCACCTTAGCAAAGTTGTCTTGCTGCGTCGTGTTGTTGTAAAGATATTAGGTAGCTGTTGTGCCTGTGATCCACGTTCATGGCTCATTGCTTTAAGTCAGAGCTTACTCAGAGAATTGAGGGAGCTTGGTCATGTTAATGATACCTTTTCTTGTTATTGCTTAGGCCAGCGCAAGCCTGCCACTTCATATGAGAAGATCACCATCAACAAGAACTCCCGCGCCACTCTGAGCAGCCTGAGGCACATCATCCGCAAGAACAACTACAGGAAGGACCTGCGCATGGTGAGCCCTCTATCTACTAAACCTCATGTTTTTCTATTGGTCTTCAATATTGGTCCTTGGGACCAACAGGGTGTAgtggcttttgttccagcccagcactataTGTTGAATCGGGTGTGTTAGCGCTGGGTTGGAACGAAAGCCTGTATATCTTGTGGGATTCAGGAGTAGGATTGCAGACTGCTGTAGTGCTACCCAAGCTTACAGCCGAGACATTGAGTATCTATCTCACTGCCGGTGAACTGTTTTATTTTTCTGACATGGGATTAATCCTGGCCCTGGACTAAAGTATGTTCAATGGCAGTTACCGAATGAAATAGCTTTTTTTAGTCTAGCTGTAGGCTTAATCAGTGTCCAGGAAACTGGCCCTTGCTGCTATAGACCTTGAATAAACCCATAGGGCTTAAGGTTGTATGATGAATTAATGGTTAGACCCTAAGCAGGTAAAGCAcaagtgtcaaactcattccacagagggctgAGTGGCTGCAggtttttgctcctcccttgtacttgattgatgaattaaggtcactagtAAAGAACTCGCCACGCCTAGTTGTCTAGgacttaattgaaaggaaaaaaataAAACTTGCAGACACTAAGCCCtacatggaatgagtttgacaccttgAGGTAAAGATCGATCTCAGTCTAACATCTTGAGTCATTAGTTGAGTGGTGTGCTTTTGTTTTCCTAGGCTGCGCTGCGTCGTGCCAGCGCCATCCTGATGAGCCAGAAGCCTGTGGTGGTAAAGAAAAGGCGTTCCAAGGCTGCCAAAACCGCATAAATAGTTGAAAAATTAAGACAAATAAAAACCATATTTTGAAAAACACTACCCTGTTGTGTCTTAAATGTTTTATATATTAATAAGAATAAAGCGCAATGTGTTTAGCACATTTGTAAGCTAGATAACTTTGCTAGTTAAACAGAAAAAGCTAAGCTACTTTAATTTGCCAAACCAAATAGAGCTGCAAACCCAACCTGACAATGACAATAAGCTAATTGTGTTTAAGTGTGGAGTCAATCGGGGGGACTATTTCATAAAGCCATTAGAAGAATGTTGCAAATCTCTATTTCGGCTGCTGCTGACAACTGCATGTAAGTTGTTCTGCTACATCATAATTGTCTTTATTTTGGCAGATTAATTCATGCTTATTTCTGATTGACTCATGTTTTAACTACTTTTTTCTTATCTGGAACTGGGGGTGGtgaccgtgcttctacacctgcattgtttgctgtttggggttttaggctgggtttctgtacagcactttgagatatcagctgatgtacgaagggctattataaattgatttgatttggtgagAATGGCGCAGAAAGCCACCTTTTTGTTCGTTTAATGGACAAAGTTGTATAGTAAGGAAGTCTGCCCACGTCAACTCTGTTGATCATTCAAACAAAAAGATACCCCTCTGGCCACCAGTGCATTTCCAAACTGTTTGCATATAACATAAACTATGCTGGTATTCTTTTGTCCATTCTTTAATTGTTAAATTATATTTTTAGCAAACATGTTTAATAATAGCCATAATTCATAAATGGCACCATGCAGGGTtccatactgaacaaaaatataaactcaacatgtaaggtgttggtctcatgtttcatgagctgaaagaaaaaatcccagaaatgttccacacgcACAAAAAGTTAATTTTTTGGGGGCACACAGTTGTTTAtgtccttgttagtgagcatttctctgttgtcaagataatccatccacctggcaagtatggcatatcaataagctgattaaaccctgatcattacactggtgcaacttgtgctggggacaaaaggcaAATCTAAAATgtccagttttgtcacacaacactttaattttgagtgtgactccaaatccagacctccatgggttgatacatttgatttccattgatcatttttgtgtggttttgttgtcagcacattcaactatgtaaagaaaaaagtatttaataagaatatttcattcattcagatctaggatgtgttattttagtgttccctttatttttttgagcagtgtattttcagtaccagtcaaaagtttggacacctactcattcaagggtttttctatttcctacattagaataatagtgaagacattatgccaagagtgtgcaaagctgtcatcaaggcaaagggtagctactttgaagaatctcaaatataaaatatatcttgatttgttttaacacttctttggttactacatgattccatatgtgttatttcatagttttcatgtctttactattattctacaatgtagacaataaagaaaaaccattgaatgagtaaatgtgtccaaacttttgactggtgctgtgtgtgtgtgtgtgtgtatataaatatattgTCTCCAACAATGATTCAAAATCCTGACCAGCTAATTGGTGCTCCATCTATCTTTTGACTAAAAGTGTGCCACTTTGGTATTTCAAAACGTTGGGTGGTGATAAATACAAACAATTCAACTGTTCTCCATTTTTATGTAGCTACTACAGTGTTCGTGGGAGGAATGCTTACTAACTTCCTTTTGATGACGTTTGATTTTTTGACTTCCTCTGTGAGGGTTTAAGAggtgccgccacctactgtaggTAGTGTGAATTTCTCTTTTGGCAGGTTGTAGGAGCGTATGAATAATAAACTGCTACAGTCTATTTTATCTACTACAAATAACATTACTTGCCGAAAAGGGGGTAGTTCAAAAGGCTGACATCCCCCCCAATTAAATGACTATGGGTCATGAAGTTTAGCAGTGCATGCTATTCATTGAAATTCACATTGCTAGTTGCAACAGTAGCTGTGGCTTCGATTTGAACATAGTTTGAAGTAATAAACAGGCCATGGAATGAAATTTACATTGGAACGTAGGCTGTGTATTAATGGCCTCAATTACAATAGACTAAAATTGGCTTCATGACCACCGATAATTTCACCCTTAATGACACCGATCAACACTTTTATCAGGGAACAAGGTGAGACCctgatgcagacacaggaggcagatggttagagtcCAAGATTATTAACAATTCAAAAGggataggca
The sequence above is drawn from the Oncorhynchus gorbuscha isolate QuinsamMale2020 ecotype Even-year linkage group LG11, OgorEven_v1.0, whole genome shotgun sequence genome and encodes:
- the rpl28 gene encoding 60S ribosomal protein L28; protein product: MSSHLQWMVIRNCSSFLIKRNGQTYSTEPNNLKSKNSFRFNGLVHRKTVGVQPAADGKGVVIVLKKRAGQRKPATSYEKITINKNSRATLSSLRHIIRKNNYRKDLRMAALRRASAILMSQKPVVVKKRRSKAAKTA